In Rana temporaria chromosome 3, aRanTem1.1, whole genome shotgun sequence, a single window of DNA contains:
- the LOC120933729 gene encoding E3 ubiquitin/ISG15 ligase TRIM25-like isoform X1: MASANLSAELECSVCLNIYTDPVNLRCGHNFCRACIDRVLDTQEGSGGYSCPECREKFPDRPALHRNITLRNIVENFLSAQPDQEESGVFCTHCVDAPVPAVRSCLHCEVSLCDKHLRVHKKSPEHILCDPTLSMESRKCSIHKKILEYYCTEDETCICVSCCLIGGHTGHKMESLDEASEKKKETLRNVLQELLTKREETEERVQSLQEHRRKVEEEAAGDTERVTVLFRDLRRRLEDLEKRVLREISGRAERISISIRDLEIKKEELSRKMRHIEELCNMTDPLTVLQESDTGDLCDTEDGDNEDRERHEKLLHDGGGLEVAGISHTLHTGLSDIIRGVNVYFPIQGAADILLDVNTAHNYLHISDDRKTESCLYSKQKHLETPERFQDRMQVISSQSFSLGRHYWEVDVGGSDKWRVGMCYPSIERGGEQSGIGWNNKSWGLQRYDNKYEVIHDSNKILLPTNISSTRVRIDLDYEAGRIYFYDLCDPIRHLHTFTTTFTEPLHAGLRVWRGCVKICGGIERCEDSVQQLVMSQGEEM, from the coding sequence ATGGCGTCTGCTAATCTGAGTGCTGAGCTGGAATGTTCCgtctgtctgaacatttatacagatcctgtaaacctgagatgtggtcacaacttctgccgggcctgtattgatcgtgtgctggatacacaggaggggtctggaggatattcctgTCCAGAATGCAGAGAGAAGTTTCCAGATCGTCCTGCCCTGCACAGGAACATAACACTACGTAACATAGTGGAGAATTTTCTGTCTGCTCAGCCAGATCAGGAGGAGTCCGGGGTCTTCTGTACTCACTGTGTGGACgctcctgtacctgctgttagaTCCTGTCTACACTGCGAGGTTTCTCTGTGTGATAAACACCTGAGAGTCCACAAAAAGTCCCCAGAACACATCTTATGTGACCCCACCTTGTCCATGGAGAGCAGGAAATGCTCCATCCATAAGAAgatcctggagtattactgcactgaggatgAGACCTGTATCTGTGTGTCCTGCTGTCTGATTGGAGGACACACGGGACATAAGATGGAGTCACTGGATGAGGCTtctgagaagaagaaggagacactgaggaatgttctgcaggaacttctgacaaagagagaggagacggaggaaagagtccagagtctgcaggaacacaggaggaaagtagaagaagaagcagcTGGTGACACCGAGAGAGTCACTGTCCTGTTTAGAGATCTCAGGAGACGTCTGGAAGATCTGGAGAAGAGAGTCCTGAGGGAAATCTCCGGGAGGGCAGAGCGGATCTCCATCTCCATCCGGgatctggaaataaagaaggaggagctgtccaggaagatgcgtcacattgaggagctgtgtaacatgacggatccactgactgtcttacaggaatcagacacaggtgacttgtgtgatactgaggatggagataatgaggacagagagagacatgagaagctcctccatgatggagggggtctggaagtggctgggatatcacacacattacacacaggttTATCTGATATAATAAGAGGGGTAAATGTATACTTCCCTATACAGggagctgcagacatattactggatgtaAACACAGCTCATAATTATCTCCATATATCAGATGACAGGAAAACTGAATCCTGTTTATATAGTAAACAGAAGCACCTAGAAACACCAGAGAGATTTCAGGATCGTATGCAAGTGATAAGCAGTCAGAGTTTCTCCTTGGGGAGACATTACTGGGAGGTGGATGTCGGGGGATCAGATAAATGGAGAGTTGggatgtgttaccccagtatagagaggggaggagagcagtCAGGGATTGGATGGAATAACAAGTCCTGGGGTTTGCAGAGGTATGATAATAAATATGAGGTGATACATGATAGTAATAAGATCCTCTTACCCACCAATATCTCCAGTACTAGAGTCAGGATAgatctggattatgaggccgggcggATCTACTTTTAtgatctctgtgacccgatccgacacctccacaccttcaccaccaccttcaccgAGCCCCTCCATGCTGGGTTACGTGTATGGAGAGGTTGTGTAAAGATATGTGGGGGAATAGAGAGATGTGAGGATTCTGTCCAGCAACTGGTGATGTCACAAGGAGAAGAGATGTGA